A segment of the Panicum hallii strain FIL2 chromosome 1, PHallii_v3.1, whole genome shotgun sequence genome:
CCGTGGCGAGGCAAGGCTGGGTTGCGGCCAGAAGTGGGGGTAGGCTCGGCCGTGTCGGTCTGTGCGGAGGTGTGTGTGCGCGCGGCACGGTGAAGGCGAGGCCAGTGGCgtcgcggcggcggaagggcgaCGGCGGCTGCGGGTCGATGGGCGGCGCGACGGGTCCCTGCACAAGAATGGCACAGAGGCCGGAAGGGGAAGGGGAGTCCTACGGCTGGCTACGGATGGCTCATCGGCGGCCCATGGCTCACGTCGGCAGCAGGGGAAAGAAAAGGGGCGGCGGCAGAGATGCTCACCGGCGGGGCTGAAGGGGAAAGGGCTTGACGCGGTGGCGGGTCGGTGCCGGTGGGTCGGGGCCGTGCAGGGCGCGTGGCAGCGTCGAGGGCGTCGTACGGGGCGCCGGCCTGGTGAAGCTCCGGGGAGGGGGggcggcgtcctcctcctcctcctcgtgctcacctcctccttctcctcctctctgTGTGGCGGCGGCGAAAGGGAGACCGGGGCTTCTAGGGTTTGGGGCGAAGCGGCTTCGGGGTTCTTATGCGGCGGCCCTAGGGTTCGGGGGTGGCTGCGGCCGGGAGTTCTCGACGGCCGGgccgggacgcgtggcggcatcGCTGCGGCTGCGGCACGGGGCTAGGGCTAGGGCTCGCGGCGCGGGTGGTCGAGGCGCGGAGGAAAGAggggggcgcgcgcgcgggcggttacGCCGGGTTGTCGTggagcggggcggcgcgcggggctggCGGATGACGCGAGCGAGCGGGGCCGCAGTGGgggagaaaagggaaaaaaggCGCGGGCGGAGGGAAAAGCAGGTGCGCGGCGGTTGGGCtccctgtcgcggagcggggcgaGCGGCGTCGCGAGGCGGAGCGGGGCGGAGCTGCGGGGGTGGAGCGGAGCGGTTCAAGGCGCTGCGGGGCGGAGCAGAAGCTTCGGGTTGCGACGGGagagggaggaaggggaaggggaaagctgacagCGGGGCCCGCTCGTCAGCCGTCCCGGGGGAAGGTGAAGGGCTGAGCGCGGGGGCGAGCGACGGACCGGGCTGGGCTGCGGTTGCTCGTGGGCCGTGTGGGCCGTGCGTGTGTTGTGCTGCGCGGGGGAAGGAAGAGGGAGCTGGGCCGGCTTGTGGGCTGCGCACAAGGTTTCGGCCCACAGGGGTTTCAAGGGAGAGCAATtgagtttgaatttgaatgcccatctcaaattcaaattccacacAATGGAATCACGCAAAAATGAAAATCAAACAAGAATATCCAACAACAAATTTAAAACAAGGAAGGTTGCAATAAAATATAAAGACTTCAAATATTCACACTAGCATTTAATAGTCCTTAATTTCACTTGAATTTTACTAAGAGTTCAAAATGGAGAGAACTTAGGCTTAAATTTCGATCTAGCTAAGCACAAACAcgaaaaagtttttgaaattcataaTTTTTGCACCAAGATAACATTCCGGAAAAATCCGGGATGTTACATTACAGCTCTCAGATCGAATCCGTAGTTCCTTTTTCCGTTATATATGCGCAGGAGGCCCGGAACTTCGTAGGGTCGATCGCCGATACGGTGACGAGTCCGTTCAGGATTATTCCTCGTCGGACGTCGGAGTCCGGGTCCGACTCGGTGGGTAAGACGCGCGCCTCGAGCACTCCCGGTCAGTTGAGCTGGTTTGTTCAGATCAATCTCCGTCAAAATCGCCAACGCCTACACCTACGCGCACGAGGCAGTTGAAGTAGGAAACATGAACACTGGTTCGTTCAGCTGGAGTAGAGAAACGGCATGGCTGAGCTATCAGCTACCGTTGAAAGCTCGCGGCACCTGAAAACGACAGCACAACTGACTAAGGGCCTGTTCGTATCCTgctatctaaactttagacccatcgcatcaaagagaatcttgttatttagaagtattaaataaaatctgtttataaaactttttgcacagctaggtgctaattcgcgagacaaatttaatgagcctaattaatccataatttaccacagtgatgctacagtaattattcgctaatcatagactaatatacctcattagattcgtctcgcgaattagcactagggttctgcaattagttttataattagattttatttaatacttctaaatgataagattctctttgatgtgacccatCTAAAGTTTAGGTACCCGGAAACGAACAAACCCTAACTCACGGTCAGTGAGCAGTGACCCCTCTGGCCCTTGCTGCCATCATTTTCCTCGCCACTATCCAGTTGCTGCCACTGGCCTTTCCGGATTCAAGAATTTTTTTGAAGGGTTCTAGAAGGGAGGACCGCATAAAATACTCCAGTTGCTCGATCAGAAAAGAAGATAGAATGCAATCCATAGGGACGGGCAAAATTGGCTCAGTCTGCTAGGATTCTGAAAGAATTCTTACACCCCTTTTTGCTAGGATTGTCAATCTATACCACCTAGATTGACAGCCGGGGATGAAGACGAGTTTGAATTACAATAGGAAGGTACCGTAATACCAAGAACTTCGGGTGTAGGAGCAAAGAAAAATCTCGTTTTCAAAACCTGCAAAATTACAGCCAGCGGAGCGTAGaattttttgtgtgtgtgtccCCTCTATTCGCGTCCTTTcgattttttatttttcaaaGGCTATCACAATCGCATCACCAACATTGTTGAATCGCAGGTGCTAACTAAgtgcctgtttggatccaagggcaaatggcaaaagggcaaatggtaaaatttttgctcctgtcacatcagatgtttggacgctaattagaagtattaaatatagtttaattaaaaactaattacatagatgaggactaaatgacgagacgaatctattaagcctaattaatccataattagcaaaattacggtagcatttgactttttgcactttgggatgtttggatccaaaagtgcaaaaaaaaaagtaaaaaagcaaaagttttgcactttctctttctcttttccgttggatccaaacagcccctaatCCATCCTTGCGTAGCCACAGCAAAAGCAGTGTAGCTGGAggtggaagaaggcgaggccaGCAGCAAGACGAAGGCGGTGATGCAGCCAAGATTCGGGggcctctctctcctcctctttCTGCTCCTCGCAGCCTCGCCCTGTTCCCCGCAGGAGCAAGAACACGACGTCGCCGGCGCCCTCCACGAGAGCTTCCTCCGCTGCGTCGCCAACGTCTCACCGACCACCGCCGACCCGTCCCGGATCGTCCACGCGCCGTCGGAGCCCTCCTACCCTTCCCTGCTGAACGCCACCATCCAGAACCTCCGCTTCGCCTCGCCACGGACGCCGCACCCGACGCTGCTCCTCACGCCGGCGAccgccggcgaggcgcgggcctgCGTCGCCTGCTGCCGGCGCCACGGGCTCACGGTCCGCGCCCGCAGCGGCGGGCACGACTACGAGGGCCTCTCCTACCGCGCGgtgctgccccgcgccgccggggcCCGCCCCTTCGCGGTCGTCGACGTCGCCGCGCTCCGCGATGTGCGCGTGGACCCGGCGCGGCGCGAGGCGCGGGTCGGCCCGGGCGCCACGCTCGGGGAGCTCTACTACGCCGTGGCGCGCGAGAGCGGGGGGACGCTCGGGTTCCCCGCCGGGATCTGCCCCACGGTCTGCGTCGGGGGCCACCTCAGCGGCGGCGGGTTCGGGCCCATGATGCGGAAGCACGGCCTCGCCGCCGACAACGTGGTGGGCGCCGAGGTGGTGGACGCCGAGGGGAGGTTCCTGGACCGGGCGGCCATGGGCGAGGGCCTCTTCTGGGcgctccgcggcggcggcggcggcagcttcgGCGTCGTGGTCTCCTGGACGGTGCAGCTGGTGCCCGTGCCGCGCGTCGTGTCCGCCTTCACcgtccgccgcctcctccggcgCGGAGACCAGCGGCAAACCCAATCAACGCTCCGCCTCCTGACGAAGTGGCAGCGCGTGGCGCACGCGCTCCCCGACGACCTTTTCGTCAAGGCGGCCATAGAACCCAAGCTCGACTCCGCCGGTGAGAGGCACCCACTGGTGGTCTTCAAGTCGCTGTTCCTCGGCAACTGCAGCGGCATGGTCGCCGAGATGAGCACCCATctgccggagctcggcgttaaGCCCAGCGACTGTAGGGACATGAGCTGGATCCAATCCATGCTCTACTTCTACGGCTACACCAACGGCCAGCCCGCCGAGGTGCTGCTCGACCGGACCCTGCAGCCCAAGGACTACTACAAGATCAAGCTGGACTACCTGACCTCCCCGATCCCGGCCGCCGGCCTGGCCGGCCTCCTCGCGAGGATCGTCGAGGACAGGGGCGGGTCCATCGACATCGACCCGCAGGGCGGCGCGATGGGCGCGACGCCGGAGTCCGCCACGCCGTACGCGCACCGGCGACGGTACCTGTACAACGTGCAGTACTTCGTCAAGTGGGGCGGCGACGCGAACGTGTCCTACGAGGACGGGCACCTCGGGTGGGTGAGGGGGGTGCACGGGTTCATGACGCCGTACGCGAGCTCGAGGCCCCGGGCGGCGTACATCAACTTCAGGGACCTTGACCTGGGGCGGAACGTGGAGGGGGAGACGAGCTACGAGGCGGCCAGGGCGTGGGGGGAGATGTACTTCAGGGGCAACTTCAGGAGGCTGGCCATGGTGAAGGGCGTGGTGGATCCCGAGCAGGTGTTCTGGAGCGAGCAGAGCATCCCTCCCCTGGTTGTGGCGGATGCAGGGGAGAAGCAGAGTGAGAGTGGATTGGTTTTGGACAGCTGATTGATGAGATGCATTGAGCTTCTGTTCTTGCAAACGCTGTGTAGGAGTGTGTATTACTGTAGGCTGATGTTGCAGTGGGCCAGTGGAGGTTGATAGGGAATGCGAGTTCCTACAATGCAGCGGAGCCGAGCTTGCTCAGCCGCCATTTCTGGTAGAACAAAGGGGTAAGAGGGGGGGTCAGCCGCCAATGGGTCAAATGGCGCTCTCGATTCGAGGTGGCTCCGCCAATGGCCCAAGATATCTATCTGATCGGGAAAGTTTGGATTTCACAAGGCAGAATCCGTTTTGTGCTTTCCAGCGCATCTTCAGCACCGACGATTGGAGTCAAGGAGCATTTTCAAACTTGAAGCGTCTCCGAAGATACCCAGCAGTCTCATGATCGTCCCGGTTTCTTGAGTTGCAGGGGAGGTGAACATAATTGTAGGAGAATAAATTGCGTATAATGAATGGATTGTATTGCATTAAGGCCTCGGCCCGTATATATAGAGTATATAGATTTGGGGGCAAGGCTCCCCTACGTATTGCAGTCTACAACTGCCAAATATACTCTAACAATAAATAACGTCGTCAGCATAGAAGCTGCAGTGGAACTTGACGGGCTCAAGACCAGTGGGTTGTAGAATGCCGACTACTGCTGCTTTTCTGATCACCCGATCAAGAATATCCATTGCAAGTATGAACAACATTGGAGAGAGTGGATCACCCTGACGAACTCCTCTAAAATGCTGAATCTTCTTGCCCGGAGATCCATTCAGCAGCACCTCGGAAGAAACAGTAGACAACAGAGCCGCGATATCGAGCTGCACCATCTATCACTGAATCCCCTAGCTCTTAAAACCTCCAGAAGAGAAGGCCAAAAAAGAGTATCGAAAGCTTTGGATATGTCCAATTTAAGCAATAATTTGGGAATCTTCTTCTTTTTGAAGAGAGACGCAGCACATTGGACAAATTTTCGTTATCCAAGATCGAGCGACCTTTGATGAAGGCGCTCTGGTTGCTTCCACTCTTATCGGCTAGCCTGGGTGCTAGGCGATTAGCCAACAGTTTGGAGAGCAACTTCGCAAAGCTATGAATCAAAGCAATCGGTCTGTAATCTCTTGCCTCCTTCGCTTCAGCCGTCTTTGGTAGAAGTACCAGGAGACCACTGTTAAGACAGCTGAAACTGCTCTTTgcagaagagaagaaagagttGATCGCCCACATCGCATCACCTCTAATTATCTGCCAAGCTGTGAAGCTGATGTAGTATCAGTCACAAGTTACAAAACGCGATCTGATTTCTGAATCTTGCGAGAGGTCATGCGCTTTTCCCTTTGTTGCTTGTTCAGTTATCTCGGAACATTGCTAGTTTCAGCATTTTCCAATTCCAACACTGAAACAGCAGATCCTCGGCTGATGTTGCAGTGGAGGTTGATAGGGAATGCGAGTTCCTATGGTGCGGCGGAGCCGAGCTTGCTCAGCAGCCATTTCTGTTAGAACAAAGGGATAAGAGGGGGATAAGAGGGGGTCAGCCGCCAATGGGCCAAATGGCTCTCGCGATTCGAGGTGGCTCCGCTTGGCCTCACCTGGCTTGTTTGTTTGAGGCAAGTGGCGAGAGCGGCGGAGCCGAGTGACCGCAGCAGTAGCGAACCGTCGCAGCAATCCAAAGCTGGTCGCCTTTATTACCACCAGCTAGTTCAGTGCAAAGCAAAAAACCAGCGGCGCAGAGACCAAGCCCAAAAAGCCCACAGCtttcctccctctccccctccccggcGCCGCCCAGCTCCTCCACCTCCGTCCCGGCATGGCGGCGCTGTCCCGCGCGGCCTCCTGCTTGACCCGGCGGCCGCAGATGCAGCCGTCGAGGCTGCAGGCGGCGAGGGCGATGGCGTCGTCGCTGTTCGGCCACGTCGAGCCGGCGCCCAAGGACCCCATCCTCGGCGTCACCGAGGCCTACCTCGCCGACCCCTCGCCCGACAAGGTCAACGTCGGCGTCGTAAGTCCTCTGATCCCCTCGCCGCGACCGGCGAATCTTGCTTTTGCTTGCTTTGCTTGTCCGAGGTTCCTGATGAAACGGGGCCGTGCTTTTCGCCGCAGGGCGCCTACCGGGACGACAACGGCAAGCCCCTCGTACTCGACTGCGTGCGCGAGGCCGAGCGCCGGATTGCCGGCAACCTCAACATGTCA
Coding sequences within it:
- the LOC112881676 gene encoding berberine bridge enzyme-like 13; the protein is MQPRFGGLSLLLFLLLAASPCSPQEQEHDVAGALHESFLRCVANVSPTTADPSRIVHAPSEPSYPSLLNATIQNLRFASPRTPHPTLLLTPATAGEARACVACCRRHGLTVRARSGGHDYEGLSYRAVLPRAAGARPFAVVDVAALRDVRVDPARREARVGPGATLGELYYAVARESGGTLGFPAGICPTVCVGGHLSGGGFGPMMRKHGLAADNVVGAEVVDAEGRFLDRAAMGEGLFWALRGGGGGSFGVVVSWTVQLVPVPRVVSAFTVRRLLRRGDQRQTQSTLRLLTKWQRVAHALPDDLFVKAAIEPKLDSAGERHPLVVFKSLFLGNCSGMVAEMSTHLPELGVKPSDCRDMSWIQSMLYFYGYTNGQPAEVLLDRTLQPKDYYKIKLDYLTSPIPAAGLAGLLARIVEDRGGSIDIDPQGGAMGATPESATPYAHRRRYLYNVQYFVKWGGDANVSYEDGHLGWVRGVHGFMTPYASSRPRAAYINFRDLDLGRNVEGETSYEAARAWGEMYFRGNFRRLAMVKGVVDPEQVFWSEQSIPPLVVADAGEKQSESGLVLDS